Proteins encoded by one window of Brevibacterium atlanticum:
- a CDS encoding glycerophosphodiester phosphodiesterase has product MRTQNAKSTPTRPLTIIATAALAVSATFGAGIAPATAASLGSAGDGAPGLGSPSDFTAPDKVTDLTFPTTISHRGGANVYPEESMEGFTASAKDGFLPEMDIQFLDDGTPVLIHDDTADRTLNGVSGPIRDLSREEWDAATIKHPAGGEDAATVTLDELLDEMGGDVVLVPEIKPGATSAEVDQVLDEFDERGLADSLIVQSFDFDAAKTIAERGYTSLYLTGATMPEESLDEIKDAGIEWVGPSTKLPKKDMHAFDKAGFHVAPYTLETAKDGHRLPGWIDGFFTDNAWEG; this is encoded by the coding sequence GTGAGAACACAGAATGCGAAATCCACGCCCACCCGTCCACTCACGATCATCGCCACCGCAGCACTCGCGGTATCGGCCACCTTCGGTGCCGGCATCGCTCCCGCAACAGCCGCGAGCCTCGGCTCAGCTGGAGACGGCGCTCCAGGACTCGGCTCCCCCAGCGACTTCACCGCACCCGACAAAGTCACCGACCTGACATTCCCCACCACGATCTCCCACCGAGGCGGCGCCAACGTCTACCCCGAGGAATCCATGGAAGGATTCACTGCCTCGGCGAAGGACGGATTCCTGCCCGAGATGGACATCCAGTTCCTCGACGACGGCACCCCGGTGCTCATCCACGATGACACCGCCGACCGCACGCTCAATGGCGTCAGCGGGCCCATCCGGGATCTCAGCCGCGAAGAATGGGACGCAGCCACCATCAAGCACCCGGCCGGAGGAGAGGACGCCGCCACCGTCACCCTCGACGAACTCCTCGACGAAATGGGCGGCGATGTCGTCCTCGTGCCCGAGATCAAGCCCGGGGCCACCTCGGCGGAGGTCGATCAGGTGCTCGACGAATTCGACGAGCGCGGACTGGCCGACTCACTCATCGTCCAGTCCTTCGACTTCGACGCGGCGAAGACGATCGCCGAACGCGGGTACACCTCGCTCTACCTCACCGGGGCGACCATGCCCGAGGAGTCCCTCGACGAGATCAAGGACGCCGGCATCGAATGGGTCGGCCCCAGTACGAAGCTGCCGAAGAAGGACATGCACGCGTTCGACAAGGCCGGCTTCCACGTCGCCCCCTACACGCTTGAAACCGCTAAGGACGGGCACCGCCTGCCCGGCTGGATCGACGGCTTCTTCACCGACAACGCTTGGGAGGGCTGA
- the ligD gene encoding non-homologous end-joining DNA ligase, translating into MARHEQKVMVEGHRVSLANLDKVLYPETETTKGEVLDYCAQIAPYLIRHTKNRIATRKRWVDGVGTPAEPGAAFFEKNLPDSAPSWIRSRAIRHSTGTKRYPLVNDAATLTYLTQMAALEIHVPQWTVRPGAKDPGTIYSETRHPDRMVFDLDPGPGRGLADCIEVAQLVRERLKDMDLESYPVTSGAKGVHLYSPLDGAANSQHISDVAHELARSLEADHGNLIVAAMKKTLRENRVLIDWSQNSAAKTTVTPYSLRGRFTPLVAAPRSWDEFDDPAAVEQLRFAEVLDRMDDTGDLLEPLAEAVDRVTAE; encoded by the coding sequence GTGGCTCGCCACGAGCAGAAGGTCATGGTCGAGGGGCATCGGGTGTCCTTGGCCAATCTCGACAAGGTCCTCTATCCGGAGACCGAGACGACCAAGGGAGAGGTCCTCGACTACTGCGCGCAGATCGCGCCGTACCTCATCCGTCATACGAAGAATCGGATCGCCACTCGCAAACGGTGGGTCGACGGTGTCGGCACTCCCGCTGAACCCGGCGCGGCGTTCTTCGAGAAGAACCTCCCGGATTCCGCACCGTCGTGGATTCGCTCCCGAGCGATCCGACACTCCACGGGCACCAAACGCTATCCCCTGGTCAACGATGCAGCGACACTGACCTATCTCACCCAGATGGCCGCGCTCGAGATCCATGTGCCCCAGTGGACGGTGCGGCCGGGCGCGAAGGATCCCGGCACGATCTACTCAGAGACCAGGCACCCTGACCGGATGGTCTTCGACCTCGATCCGGGCCCAGGCCGTGGTCTCGCCGACTGCATCGAGGTCGCCCAACTCGTCCGCGAACGGCTCAAGGACATGGACCTGGAATCGTACCCGGTGACCAGCGGCGCGAAAGGCGTCCATCTCTACTCCCCGTTGGACGGTGCGGCGAATTCGCAGCACATCTCCGATGTCGCCCATGAGCTTGCCCGCAGTCTGGAAGCCGACCACGGAAACCTCATCGTCGCTGCAATGAAGAAGACCCTGCGGGAGAACAGGGTGCTCATCGACTGGTCGCAGAATTCTGCGGCAAAGACTACGGTGACCCCGTATTCGCTCCGCGGACGCTTCACCCCGTTGGTCGCAGCCCCGCGCAGCTGGGACGAATTCGACGATCCGGCAGCCGTCGAGCAGCTGCGATTCGCCGAAGTGCTCGACCGGATGGACGACACCGGCGACCTTCTCGAACCGCTGGCCGAGGCCGTCGACCGCGTCACCGCCGAGTGA
- a CDS encoding XcbB/CpsF family capsular polysaccharide biosynthesis protein: MNNNILWLTLETDPDNIASMVSANGGLPRYFRVDTTTANDPETDMMKLSLRNQATKKLLLKLTNLGYSLYYNTHNESRFVRHDRIVHHWPAVKDGTFAVSEQGIVHVLEQPASGVVERLVVIMSPINSKPRLIRYFRPSFATLMKYVPRNTAILRIADIGGVKGAFYLNTSFSPDNSARIQRLVRTTISNCGLDDSNVVFFGASKGGTGALFHGLTGGWKFVAVDPILSDKWYVENENDYHFTTGGVFPQTKQEVFESLIRQAAGGELTVPPDSVIVTSARSPQYAYSTEIVAPIVNQLTMFNSDNPEIKKHPDVAPKTIYSHVLSINSLLLGIPLPKGEHPIP, translated from the coding sequence GTGAATAACAATATTCTGTGGCTGACGCTCGAGACAGATCCCGACAATATCGCTTCGATGGTGAGTGCGAATGGCGGCTTGCCGCGCTATTTCCGAGTCGACACGACCACGGCAAACGACCCAGAGACTGACATGATGAAGCTCTCGCTGAGGAACCAGGCGACGAAGAAACTTCTGCTCAAACTCACCAACCTCGGCTACTCGCTCTACTACAACACGCACAACGAAAGCCGTTTCGTCCGACACGATCGAATTGTGCATCACTGGCCAGCAGTCAAGGACGGAACATTCGCCGTTTCCGAGCAGGGCATCGTCCACGTACTCGAGCAACCAGCCTCAGGAGTCGTGGAGCGACTCGTAGTTATCATGTCGCCCATCAATTCGAAGCCACGACTGATCCGCTATTTTCGCCCTTCATTCGCCACTCTGATGAAGTATGTTCCACGGAACACCGCCATACTGCGCATCGCGGACATCGGCGGAGTCAAGGGCGCCTTCTACCTGAATACAAGTTTCTCGCCTGACAACAGTGCTCGAATCCAACGGCTCGTAAGGACTACAATCTCCAACTGCGGTTTGGACGATTCCAATGTAGTGTTCTTCGGTGCGTCTAAGGGCGGAACTGGAGCCCTCTTCCACGGCCTCACCGGTGGGTGGAAATTCGTGGCGGTCGACCCCATTCTGTCTGACAAATGGTATGTGGAGAACGAGAATGACTATCATTTCACGACTGGCGGCGTATTCCCCCAGACCAAGCAAGAGGTGTTCGAGAGTCTGATTCGACAGGCCGCAGGTGGTGAACTCACCGTTCCGCCTGATTCTGTCATCGTCACATCAGCACGATCGCCGCAGTACGCCTACAGCACTGAAATCGTCGCTCCCATAGTCAATCAATTGACAATGTTCAACTCGGACAATCCTGAGATCAAGAAACATCCGGATGTTGCGCCGAAGACGATCTATTCTCATGTACTCTCGATCAACAGCCTCCTCCTCGGGATCCCGCTGCCGAAGGGCGAGCACCCCATCCCATAG
- a CDS encoding ChaB family protein, producing MPKTTKTGKPKAAELPATLKRSSSKAQRTFSKAYDSAVDEYGDERRAHQVAYDALKHSFEKVGDRWEAKDSSGPSDAQSAGGKNTDRTTAGGVNAEATTGHLYEQAKRLGVQGRSSMTKKELIAALEKESSRRTKQKS from the coding sequence ATGCCGAAGACGACGAAGACGGGAAAGCCCAAAGCAGCCGAATTGCCCGCAACCTTGAAGAGGTCGAGCAGTAAGGCACAGCGCACCTTTTCGAAAGCCTATGATTCGGCCGTCGACGAATACGGTGATGAGCGGCGAGCCCACCAGGTGGCCTATGACGCTCTCAAACACAGTTTCGAGAAGGTCGGGGACAGATGGGAGGCGAAGGACTCCTCCGGGCCATCGGATGCACAGAGCGCCGGAGGCAAGAACACAGACCGCACAACGGCAGGCGGAGTCAACGCCGAGGCCACAACAGGCCACCTCTACGAACAGGCGAAGAGGCTCGGTGTCCAGGGCCGCTCGTCGATGACGAAGAAGGAACTCATCGCTGCTCTCGAGAAGGAGAGCAGTCGGCGCACGAAGCAGAAGTCCTGA
- a CDS encoding CDP-glycerol glycerophosphotransferase family protein: MTFHPADLPHTAVRGANFAQSVVKLVAQRLRERVRESRLPEEFSPQDDDDFVAAGYFAGDLTSVYQLEQWLWPFKQLEARLKDAGYGDQPFGIMVRNAPVAEYLKGFTSFPVRFSRLTNGLDKFMQSPSLRAVFYVNQGTSNFQALRYPEPAHVHLSHGESEKISMISNQLKGYDYVFTAGQAARERIEQTLYGMSDDRMFDVGRPQLDRPRSVPREWTEFKTAHPDGKAVFYAPTWEGDSPSMAYGTIAYNGEAIVTSLLEAGYRVIFRPHPRTGVMSHDFEKALEDVAEIVESDPRGFLDKSPDVSWQLDEADLAVVEMTSVAFDWLASGKPLVMVKPHEPEAEVLEGGLLDRCPSVDPDGRDSVVDLVAEAVSRSGAVPALAKFYLGDTAAGEQTARFIDASERVIALRSEQHGRKHGE, translated from the coding sequence ATGACCTTTCATCCGGCAGATCTGCCGCACACCGCGGTCCGTGGTGCCAACTTCGCGCAGTCGGTAGTCAAGCTCGTGGCGCAGAGGCTTCGGGAACGTGTCCGCGAATCGCGACTGCCGGAGGAGTTCTCTCCCCAGGATGATGACGACTTCGTCGCAGCCGGCTATTTCGCCGGTGACCTCACCTCGGTCTATCAGCTGGAGCAGTGGCTGTGGCCTTTCAAGCAGCTCGAAGCACGGCTCAAGGACGCCGGCTACGGAGACCAGCCCTTCGGCATCATGGTCCGCAACGCCCCTGTGGCGGAGTATCTCAAAGGCTTCACCTCGTTCCCGGTGCGGTTCTCACGTCTGACCAACGGTCTCGACAAGTTCATGCAGTCCCCGAGCCTCCGTGCGGTGTTCTACGTCAACCAGGGGACGAGCAACTTCCAGGCGTTGCGCTATCCGGAGCCGGCACACGTCCACCTCAGCCACGGTGAGAGCGAGAAGATCTCGATGATCTCGAACCAGCTCAAGGGGTACGACTATGTCTTCACCGCCGGCCAGGCCGCCAGGGAACGGATCGAACAGACACTCTACGGAATGAGCGACGATCGGATGTTCGATGTCGGACGTCCCCAATTGGATCGTCCACGCTCCGTCCCTCGGGAGTGGACCGAATTCAAGACGGCTCACCCTGACGGGAAAGCGGTGTTCTATGCGCCGACGTGGGAAGGCGACTCCCCATCGATGGCCTACGGGACGATCGCCTATAACGGCGAAGCCATCGTCACCTCGCTGCTCGAAGCCGGCTATCGAGTGATCTTCCGCCCTCATCCGCGTACCGGAGTCATGAGCCATGACTTCGAGAAAGCGTTGGAGGACGTGGCGGAGATCGTCGAATCCGATCCGCGCGGGTTCCTCGACAAGAGCCCGGATGTGTCATGGCAGCTCGACGAGGCCGACCTCGCGGTGGTCGAGATGACCTCGGTCGCCTTCGACTGGCTGGCCTCCGGGAAACCTCTGGTGATGGTCAAACCGCATGAACCAGAGGCGGAAGTACTCGAAGGGGGACTTCTCGACCGCTGTCCGTCGGTGGATCCGGACGGCCGGGACAGCGTCGTCGACCTCGTCGCCGAGGCCGTCTCCCGCAGTGGGGCGGTTCCCGCATTGGCGAAGTTCTACCTCGGTGATACCGCGGCGGGGGAACAGACCGCGCGCTTTATCGACGCGAGCGAACGCGTCATCGCGCTGCGTTCCGAACAACACGGACGCAAACACGGCGAGTGA
- a CDS encoding glycosyltransferase yields MKALPSATSAYLRRERVRWAKQLRENRRSLSSAVKSRAFVKSLTSPVREKTVVWESFSGNGALCNPEALFRQMIEDPQYCEFRHTWVLSERAWNSPFRSEFADHPRVGFVKYRTTTYFEQLENSHYLFNNATFPAEFIKRPDQVYVNLWHGTPLKKMGYDIERGADGARNVLRNFMSADYLISQNSFMTNEMYLGAYKLTNVYEGAIVEEGYPRTDTMFAADAGKAADRVLRHRGIETAGKKVLLYAPTWRGESFYNPDADANRLKGTLRALREDPAFEDWVVLLKAHQVIFDQLVDDPEFEDFLVPNDLPANEALALADVLVTDYSSIFIDYLATGRPIAFHIPDSDNYSSDRGLYLGPEELPGPTSRDDVELVENVKALIDDNQIEAAFPHERQRYAALASKLTTRDDGEAGKRVLDIVFNGNEHAYNVKRGFDDGRKKVVIYLGGMITNGITSSALNLLHSIDSNRFDVTAFFYRSGQRDRKENAAMIPGHVRQVIRDSSILQLPLLGSMNDLENTDVEDLPEDDADATIWDWEWRRIFGQAQFDAAVDFSGYSSYWTRIVAHATAPRKVIWLHNDLAADAEREVNGVRPHFRNLTGVFKLYREFDALVSVSPDLDSINRENLGRYAPQQKFTNARNTIDVERIRSGSGGSLESNPEAGVHSLENLAEAVKALGHYYSFDDIITEASRQRSLSRVSGDNAGITFVTVGRLSPEKNHARLIRAFAQISAEQTDTNLVIIGEGPLERELKQLAVSLGVAARVQFTGRLRNPYSVMSACDCFVMSSDYEGQPIVILEARVLGLPIVTTRFGSVSSAMEDSGGLIVDTDETALAAGMQKFIDGKLQARAFDGDDYNRAVMNEFIDVVFARNGRLPNELSPHIHFLTRKTT; encoded by the coding sequence TTGAAGGCCCTGCCATCGGCTACTTCTGCCTATCTGCGCCGGGAGCGCGTGCGCTGGGCCAAACAGCTTCGGGAGAATCGGCGTTCGCTTTCCAGCGCTGTGAAGTCGAGGGCATTCGTCAAGTCGTTGACCTCTCCAGTGCGAGAGAAGACCGTTGTATGGGAGTCGTTTTCCGGCAACGGCGCCTTGTGCAACCCCGAGGCTCTGTTTCGACAGATGATCGAGGACCCGCAATACTGTGAATTTCGTCATACCTGGGTGTTGTCGGAACGAGCTTGGAACTCCCCCTTCCGCAGTGAGTTCGCAGACCACCCCCGTGTTGGTTTCGTCAAATATAGGACGACGACCTATTTCGAGCAGCTAGAGAACAGCCACTACCTTTTCAACAATGCAACATTTCCCGCTGAGTTCATCAAACGCCCTGACCAGGTGTACGTGAATCTGTGGCATGGCACTCCGCTGAAGAAGATGGGATACGACATCGAACGCGGAGCCGATGGGGCCAGAAACGTTCTGCGCAACTTCATGTCGGCTGATTACCTGATCTCTCAGAACTCGTTCATGACCAACGAGATGTATTTGGGCGCCTACAAACTGACCAACGTCTATGAAGGTGCGATCGTCGAGGAAGGGTATCCGCGGACTGACACTATGTTCGCCGCTGACGCGGGCAAAGCGGCCGACAGAGTACTTCGGCATCGCGGCATTGAGACGGCGGGTAAGAAAGTACTGCTCTATGCTCCGACTTGGCGTGGAGAGTCGTTCTACAACCCGGATGCTGATGCTAACCGGCTCAAGGGCACGTTGCGCGCATTGCGTGAAGATCCCGCTTTCGAAGACTGGGTCGTGCTCCTCAAAGCACATCAGGTGATCTTTGACCAACTGGTGGACGATCCAGAGTTCGAAGATTTCCTGGTGCCTAACGACCTACCCGCGAACGAAGCTTTGGCTCTCGCTGACGTGCTGGTCACTGACTATTCGAGTATCTTCATCGACTACTTGGCAACGGGCCGGCCGATCGCCTTCCACATCCCGGATTCCGATAATTATTCGAGCGATCGCGGACTCTACCTTGGTCCAGAGGAACTGCCCGGGCCGACCTCACGTGATGACGTTGAGCTGGTCGAGAATGTTAAAGCGTTGATCGACGATAACCAGATAGAAGCTGCATTTCCGCACGAGCGTCAGCGTTACGCAGCGCTGGCTTCGAAACTCACGACCCGTGATGACGGTGAAGCAGGCAAACGGGTTCTTGACATCGTCTTCAACGGAAATGAACACGCCTACAACGTCAAACGTGGGTTCGACGACGGCCGGAAGAAGGTCGTCATATACCTCGGCGGAATGATCACGAACGGCATCACCTCCTCCGCCCTGAACCTTCTGCACAGCATTGACAGCAACCGATTTGATGTTACTGCGTTCTTCTACCGTTCCGGGCAGCGGGATCGAAAAGAGAATGCTGCGATGATCCCGGGGCACGTACGTCAAGTGATCAGAGACTCAAGCATCCTCCAGTTGCCGTTGCTCGGGAGTATGAACGACCTTGAGAATACTGATGTCGAAGATCTGCCTGAGGACGACGCCGATGCAACAATTTGGGATTGGGAGTGGAGGCGAATCTTCGGCCAGGCGCAATTCGATGCAGCTGTTGATTTCAGCGGCTATTCCTCATATTGGACTCGTATTGTCGCGCATGCCACCGCGCCCCGCAAGGTGATCTGGCTTCACAACGACCTGGCTGCAGATGCCGAACGCGAGGTGAACGGGGTTCGACCACATTTCAGGAATCTAACTGGTGTTTTCAAGCTCTACCGCGAGTTCGACGCGCTCGTTTCCGTATCGCCCGATCTCGATTCGATCAATCGGGAGAACCTCGGCCGATACGCGCCTCAACAAAAGTTCACCAACGCCCGCAACACCATCGACGTCGAGCGGATCCGCTCAGGCAGCGGAGGGTCGCTGGAGAGCAACCCGGAGGCCGGTGTTCATTCTCTCGAGAATTTGGCAGAAGCTGTCAAGGCGCTGGGACACTACTATTCCTTTGACGACATCATCACTGAAGCATCCCGACAGCGCAGCCTTTCACGTGTATCAGGCGACAACGCAGGGATCACTTTCGTCACCGTCGGAAGACTGTCGCCCGAGAAGAATCATGCTCGCCTGATTCGTGCGTTTGCGCAAATCTCTGCTGAGCAAACTGACACAAATCTGGTGATCATCGGGGAAGGTCCGCTCGAGCGCGAACTTAAGCAATTGGCCGTCTCGTTGGGAGTCGCGGCGAGGGTGCAGTTCACTGGGCGACTACGGAACCCTTACTCGGTGATGTCTGCATGTGATTGTTTCGTCATGTCGAGCGACTACGAAGGTCAGCCGATCGTCATACTCGAAGCACGGGTTCTCGGTCTTCCGATTGTAACGACGCGCTTTGGATCAGTGTCGAGTGCGATGGAAGACAGCGGTGGCCTCATCGTTGATACTGACGAGACTGCCCTTGCAGCCGGTATGCAGAAGTTCATCGACGGGAAGCTCCAAGCTCGTGCTTTCGACGGAGATGATTACAATCGTGCGGTCATGAACGAGTTCATTGATGTGGTCTTCGCCAGAAATGGAAGATTGCCTAACGAGCTAAGTCCTCACATCCACTTCTTGACGCGGAAGACGACGTAG
- a CDS encoding magnesium and cobalt transport protein CorA, whose protein sequence is MPPVSRHRFERSSLRKRPTAGTQTPAPEAVSLFSRRIVDSEPQELIVSDSFADALEAHGSGSTAPAGSGTITQVIVPGSTPELLAEIASAWDLHPVLVDDLYHANQRAKVERYGEVLFVVLKSAVYIDAEEEVEFSEFHLLMKDDVLVIICQDDRFIDGTPIPGSIDGIREYFTNEKRGWTKDRELLSLGPEALIYRFLDTAVDGYFPVLDGLQIDKDGIERQVFSGDTAAAERIYLLSQEVIDVLHNSTHLNRLTQALGNGAAKYAIPDELRAYLDDVTDHLTRVLAEAGELREALSQILNVNSTLVAQRQNEDMKKISGWAAILFAPTLVGAIYGMNFDDMPELHWAFGYPMALGLMLGLGIVLYVVFRVKKWM, encoded by the coding sequence ATGCCACCTGTCAGCCGACACCGGTTCGAACGATCGTCACTGCGGAAGCGTCCAACGGCCGGCACGCAGACGCCCGCCCCCGAAGCGGTGTCTCTGTTCAGTCGTCGTATCGTCGACAGCGAGCCGCAGGAACTCATCGTCTCCGACTCCTTCGCGGACGCTTTGGAAGCGCATGGCTCCGGCAGCACTGCTCCAGCTGGTTCAGGAACGATCACCCAGGTCATCGTCCCCGGCTCCACACCCGAGCTTCTGGCCGAGATCGCCTCGGCGTGGGATCTCCACCCAGTGCTCGTCGACGATCTCTACCATGCGAATCAGCGGGCCAAGGTCGAACGCTACGGTGAAGTGCTCTTCGTCGTCCTCAAGTCGGCCGTCTACATCGATGCGGAGGAGGAAGTCGAGTTCAGCGAGTTCCACCTGCTGATGAAGGATGATGTGCTCGTCATCATCTGTCAGGATGACCGGTTCATCGACGGCACGCCCATTCCGGGCAGCATCGACGGTATTCGGGAGTACTTCACGAATGAGAAGCGCGGGTGGACGAAGGACCGGGAACTGCTGTCTCTCGGACCCGAGGCGCTCATCTACCGTTTCCTCGACACGGCGGTCGACGGCTATTTCCCGGTCCTCGACGGACTGCAGATCGATAAGGACGGAATCGAGCGCCAGGTTTTCAGCGGCGACACGGCAGCGGCCGAACGCATCTATCTGCTCAGCCAGGAGGTCATCGACGTCCTCCACAATTCCACGCACCTCAACCGTCTGACGCAGGCTTTGGGTAATGGCGCAGCTAAGTACGCGATTCCCGACGAGCTGCGTGCCTATCTCGACGACGTCACCGACCACCTCACCCGCGTCCTCGCCGAGGCTGGAGAACTGCGCGAGGCCCTGTCCCAGATCCTCAACGTCAACTCGACTCTCGTGGCGCAGCGGCAGAACGAAGACATGAAGAAGATCTCCGGGTGGGCGGCGATCCTCTTCGCACCCACGCTCGTCGGAGCCATCTACGGCATGAACTTCGACGACATGCCCGAACTCCATTGGGCCTTCGGCTACCCGATGGCATTGGGACTCATGCTCGGGCTCGGAATCGTCCTCTACGTCGTCTTCCGCGTCAAGAAGTGGATGTGA
- a CDS encoding CDP-glycerol glycerophosphotransferase family protein, which yields MARHTTRRTSKHLLRHCKTATDNDFWTTKLIDAEELKTRQADYCDTVPSDFKVIFYESMSGARMMDSPYALFIRLYHEPEFRDYHHVWSVRSFDLIPDDFEDDPRVTFVTRNTDAYQYFLALAGFVIGNSLLPDYFVRKPEQKYLNTWHGIAYKALGRTQSSPLGAAGSVYNLLQATHVLTPCPDMTETELSRFSLRGVYSGSMAEVGYPRQDLTLNLSKDDGEGIRDQLGLDPAKKTILYAPTWRGNKGSARFDAEQLEKDITSLMKLDANVIFQAHHIMLRHIKNVDYGNVIVPPSHIVTNELLGITDLLISDYSSIFFDFLATGRPIVHYLYDYGHYADERGLLLDKSELPGPIVATADELVATVNGLISDDYVPTKHYRSAQKKFCPHDDGNATSRTINWFIRDDASDVNLIETRERPSIIFWGGRLDNGKKTEEFLRSVGEAAERGDRDVTLLVARSVNSNKSAMDHIRQLGLSISVITRNDFEMVMTSAEAEARIRKGTTRHQTAEEPLSRWVRLKSLVSRSKEPIKTKDVLLDDMYHREYRRIFGDAQFDELVMFPGASQFWRRLAAHAVSDGKHHQEGQR from the coding sequence GTGGCACGCCATACGACACGCAGGACATCAAAGCACCTCTTGCGCCACTGCAAAACGGCGACCGACAATGACTTCTGGACAACGAAGCTGATCGATGCTGAAGAGCTCAAGACACGACAGGCGGATTACTGCGACACCGTCCCCAGCGACTTCAAAGTGATCTTCTACGAGAGCATGTCCGGTGCGCGAATGATGGACTCTCCGTACGCCTTATTCATCCGCCTGTACCACGAGCCTGAGTTTCGCGACTATCACCACGTCTGGTCAGTACGTTCGTTCGATCTAATTCCCGATGACTTCGAAGACGATCCCCGGGTCACTTTCGTCACCCGAAATACCGACGCCTATCAGTACTTCCTTGCATTGGCAGGGTTCGTGATCGGCAACTCGCTCCTGCCCGACTATTTCGTTCGCAAGCCTGAGCAGAAGTACCTCAACACTTGGCATGGAATCGCGTACAAAGCACTCGGCAGAACCCAGTCTTCACCTCTCGGAGCTGCCGGGAGCGTTTACAACCTCCTCCAGGCCACTCATGTGCTGACCCCGTGCCCAGATATGACTGAGACTGAGCTTTCGAGGTTCTCGCTCCGTGGAGTATATTCCGGCTCTATGGCCGAAGTCGGCTACCCGCGACAGGATCTGACTCTCAATCTCTCGAAAGACGATGGGGAAGGGATCAGAGACCAACTCGGCCTCGATCCCGCCAAAAAGACAATCCTGTATGCCCCTACGTGGCGCGGCAACAAGGGATCAGCACGTTTCGACGCTGAACAGCTCGAGAAGGACATCACCAGCCTGATGAAGCTCGACGCGAACGTGATCTTCCAGGCCCACCACATCATGCTCCGTCATATCAAGAATGTCGATTACGGCAACGTCATCGTGCCCCCTTCGCACATAGTCACGAATGAGCTGCTCGGCATCACCGATCTGCTCATTTCGGACTACTCAAGCATCTTCTTTGACTTCCTGGCGACCGGCAGACCGATCGTCCACTACCTTTACGACTATGGTCACTACGCGGATGAACGCGGGCTCCTCCTGGACAAGAGTGAGCTCCCTGGGCCAATCGTCGCTACTGCCGACGAACTCGTGGCAACCGTCAACGGTTTGATTTCCGACGACTATGTTCCGACTAAGCACTACCGGAGCGCACAAAAGAAGTTCTGCCCTCACGACGACGGAAATGCAACGAGCAGAACCATAAATTGGTTCATCCGTGACGATGCCTCTGACGTCAATCTGATCGAGACTCGTGAACGCCCGAGCATCATATTCTGGGGAGGGCGTCTCGATAACGGAAAGAAGACAGAAGAATTCCTCAGATCAGTGGGTGAAGCTGCTGAACGCGGCGACAGAGACGTCACTCTGCTTGTTGCACGCTCAGTGAACTCGAACAAGTCCGCCATGGACCACATCCGACAGCTGGGTTTGTCAATCTCGGTGATCACGCGAAACGACTTCGAGATGGTTATGACTTCTGCCGAGGCTGAAGCTCGCATTCGCAAAGGCACTACACGTCACCAGACAGCGGAAGAACCGTTGTCCCGTTGGGTGCGGCTGAAGTCACTCGTGTCCCGCTCGAAAGAACCGATCAAAACAAAGGACGTACTCCTGGACGATATGTATCACCGCGAATACCGTCGCATCTTCGGTGATGCTCAGTTCGACGAACTTGTCATGTTTCCCGGCGCATCCCAATTTTGGAGAAGGCTGGCTGCACATGCTGTCTCTGATGGGAAACACCATCAGGAAGGACAGCGGTGA